The genomic window tctagTACATTATAGTTGAAAAATATCTATGTATAGTAAGTCTCATGTTGCCTTAACATCCCAAATAacttacagtaaaaacagagctggtATCAAATCAGTGCTCAGTATTCAGAGAAAAAGTGGGCTTCCTCTgtatctgtcagtgtgtgttgtgttgaccAAATGTCATGTTGTATTTTACATGGAGAGTCAGGTGTCAAGTTCATGTATTTGTAAATCACTTTTCATACAGTGGTTGTAACTCAGGGTGCTATACacataagaaaaaacattaagaggcatttaaaaaataagacattaaacTGCACTTGCACATTAAACATAAAGGCCATCctattcttctgtttcttttgaagtcgaaataaaacacaaacacttgaaTCCCCTTGTGGAATAATCATAATTTGAGcaacaaatacatgttttatcttctttccttttttgtttatgCGATGATCTTTTCGTTTGTTTCTAGAGTTTACTCGGGAGGTGACGGACACACAGATGCCGCTGGTGGCTCCAGTCATCTTACCTGAGATGTACAAGATCTTTACTATGGCCGAGGTGCTGCGACAACTCTTGTGTAACAATATATGAATAATGTGAATAAGAAAGGAAAAGATGATATGCATTCATTGTGAAGAGACATTTAGGAAAGTCTGTGTTCTCACATGTAAGCTGCATTGAGATGCAACGTGAAGCAAATGTCTCTTTGAACTATTGTTTATAAAAAAGGGTTATTTAATGCAGGTGTCTTTTAGGTTCTTTTTGTCTGGATACACACATTTTGTCAACATGTCAGTGAGAGAaaggagtgttttttttgtctgtactACTTTGCACTACTGGGAGCCTTTTATCATAACTATCTATTAATTGTGGACTTGCATTTCATTCTTTATTAGGACTCATTGTAATATTCCTCACTGTTGCAGGTGTACAGTATTCGTACCCGATCCAGAGCGGTGGAGATATTCACCACCTGTGCCAACCTCATCTGTGCTATTGAGGAGCTTGAAAAGGTGAGGAAGTTACAGCAAGACgtttaatttgaattaattgTATTAACGGACGTTTTGACTTTTGATTAAACCTCTTTTTGCAGTGGAAAATGAATTTATAACAGAGGATGGTTTGTTTGTTATAATCACTGTTGTGCTGCTCTAGTTACTCCAGtatcacatttatgtttttattttttgtataaaGGAAGTGACATAGATGAGTAACTTGTCgatactgtgtttttattgtaactgtgtgtgtgtgtgtgtgtagggtgcAGCCAAAGCGTTGATCTTCCCTGTGGTGCAGCAGTTCACAGAAGCATTTGTACAGGCTCTGCAGATGCCTGATGGACCTTCATCTGACAGCGGTCTGAAGATGGAAGTCCTCAAGGTGAGAGGCCGGAAAGAGGCTTGGAGTCAGTGTGTAGTGTGACTGTCTAACGTGTCAAAGTATCAACAACAGAAACTTGTAGGTTGAGCTGTGAATGAGgagattaattattttatttcctgcagTTTTTATGAGTTTAGAAAAGATAGTGGCAAAGTAAAACtgttcaaaaataaacacacaaaatatgaagTTGTAAAGTCTGTAGTCATTTAACAAAGTATCTCTCATACTGTCTGTATGTTTGAGCTGTAGTGTGATTGTGACACATGGTAGTTGTCACTTATATAGCTGGAAGTAGAAATCATAAGATTTATAATAGTTACAATTGAGGCTTTAAATCTGTATTTCTTCTTATTCTCCCTCTTCCAGGCAGTGACAGCGTTGGTAAAGAACTTCCCCAAACCCATGGTGTCGTCTATGCAGCAGATATTACCCATTGTATGGAATACACTGACTGAAAGTGCCGCTTTATATCCTTTACAACACCAACTGTGTACCAGCTGGTGTCATGCCGTTACCATCACTGCTGTCCATAAATGCTAAAAGCATTGTTGCATACATTTGGGGTTAAAGAACACTACTAAACTAGAGGGTTGACTTCCTTTTAGACACACTTGTGGTCTGagcttgtgttgtttttgataACAAAACTGCCGTTTGTTCAGCAGGATCTTTTGCATGTTGCAGTGGGTTGTGATGGACACCTATAGTAAATTCTACTTCCCTAATAGACTGTGCATACATTTTCTATTAGACTGAATGAACAGGACAGGAAAACCTGAAACTGAGGAGACTGAAATTGAGTGTTCCTTAACCACATGTTCACTTATGTTAGAACAGAGGTCAATGACACAGAGGAAGTGGATGATCCAGTAGACTCAGATGGTGAGCATCTGCTCTCACTGCTTCATATAAAATGAGCTTGACAGCAGTGACCATGTTATAAATTTACTTGTAAGAGCACCTTCTCAACTGTGttttggttctgttttttttgcaggtgAAGTTCTGGGTTTTGAGAATCTGGTGTTCAGCATCTTCGAGTTTGTCCACACGCTGCTGGAGAACAACAAGTTCAAGAGCACAGTGAAGAAGGCCCTGCCCGAGCTCATCTACTACATCATCCTCTACATGCAGATCACCGAGGACCAGGTGAGAAAACGACTGCAACACATGTGGTTGAAGTTACTGGGTGAGtgaatgagatgagatgattttttttgccCTGTTGTTTTGTTCAGATCAAAGTGTGGACGGCGAACCCTCAGCAGTTTGTagaagatgaggatgatgacACCTTCTCCTACTCTGTTAGGATCTCTGCTCAGGACCTGCTGCTggtgagagaaaaacatacaactCTTACTCTAAAGTCACAACAATGCTGCATGAATATGCAACAcacaaaatgtgactttttaaagCCCAAATTAAAATAACTCCTTCACTACATCTCACCCCTTCTTCATCTTCTGAAATCAATCTCTACTGGTTTTGTGTAATTATATAGATATGTGATTTTTGCTACACAGAAAACCATCTTTAGCCTGAGGGGTATCTGGATCTTCCTCAAAGTTGATGTTTCTCATACCCACTGCTTTCCAAACTGATCATCAGAACCCAATTTTCGTCTCATAAGAAACAAAATTTTGCATTCAGTGCGTTGTCCACTAGAGCTAGAAGAAATTTATATAATTTCAGTTTTGCGTTGCTAAGTACAGATTGCAGAGGATAAGAGGACATTCATGCCTGctaggtgatttttttttcttcatatagTCCTGAAGAAACACACTGTCTtactctcctctttcttctcctacACACACAGCCTCCGCAAACTCCGATGTCAGCTGCTAACCTGCCCTACTCCTTTGAAAGGGTCGTTTACTATGAACAGTGTGCACGTCTGTATGCAGAGTTTAAACATAAGAGGGCTGAGCAGTGTAGCCTACATGTAGAACAGGGCTCAGAAAAGTCCAGCTTTGATAATTTTGCAGTGGTCTCATTAAAGTACTCGCTCTGGTCCAGCCTGAGAGTGTGTATAATGCTTTGACTTTGACCTTTGACTCCTGCTTGCAGGCTGTTGCCACGGAGTTTCAGAATGAGAGCGCAGCAGCGTTGGCAGCGGCAGCGACCAGACATCTGCAGGAGGCAGAGCAGGCCAAGAACAGTAGCAATGAGCACTGGTGAGGAGAGACTCCTGCTGTCTCTACCcgactgtgtttctgtgtctggtCTTTTGGCTTTGTGGACTCTGAGCATCTTCTTTTCTTGTTCTTTGTGTCCGTTGAACTTACAGTGACAATATGCACATTATGTAGGTGAGACAAATCCTCAATgtctcatgttttgttttgttttttaccagGTGGAAGGTCCACGAGGCCTGTATGTTGGCTCTCGGCTCAGTCAAAACCATCATCACAGAGAACGTGAAGAACGGTCGCATCCAGTTTGACATGCACGGTTTCCTGGCCAGTGTTATCCTGGCTGACCTCAACCTGGCAGGTGAGTCCTAAACTGACCCTCAGAGGGTTTTACGTGAAGTTTATGATACAGATGACTTCATAGACAAACATACAGTCGGACCTAAACTCCACAAGCTTCTCAAAATATTTCCTCGAGATACACAGCAGCAGTAAGATCTCTgacaaaaactgacatttataaTGCATTTCTAtaaccaataaaaacaaattaattgtttctctctccaacttcgtcctgtttttgttttctcttgacCAGCGGCATCTCCGTTCCTCCTCGGCCGGGCTCTGTGGGCGGCCAGTCGTTTCACAGCAGCCATGTCTCCTGAGCTCATCCAGCAGTTCCTCCAGGCCACTGTCAGCGGCCTTCATGACAGCCAGCCGCCCTCGGTCCGCATCTCTGCGGTCAGGGCCATCTGGGGGTGAGCAAGatgtgttttgaactgtttttatcGCAGCCACCACCCATATACAGAATCCTTGTGTTGTTTTAGTGATCTCACACAGCAAGCATGAACAGCTTTATCAGAAAAGCCGGAGACCACAGAACAGGCTCAGGCATAAACAGGAACATTTGAAATcggacagactgacagactttAAGGCTGAACACTACTATACATGGTTTATAGGCacatattatttttttgattcattttaaagttCCAGTAAGTATTTTAAGAGTTAGAAAGTGTTGGTAAACAAACATTAAGATATAAAAATGTTGAGCAAATACTTTATATTCATGGATGTCTGCTGTCAATACGTCGTTCTCCAGATACTGTGATCAGCTAAAGCTGTCAGAGAGCACCCATGTCCTGCAGCCCTTCCTCCCCAGCATCCTGGAAGGACTGGTCCAACTTGCCGCCCAGTTCAGCTCCGAGGTGCTCACCCTCGTCATGGAGACGCTGTGCATCGTGTGCACCGTCGACCCGGCCTTCACCACCAGCGCAGAGAACAAGATCTGCCCCCTCACCATTGCTATTTTCCTTAAATATAACAACGGTATTACTCACATCCTCTCTGTCAGACTTACAAACTACTGCTTTATTCAGCTTCATTCATTCgtttgtcttttattgttcAGCATGCGCACGGATAAGCTGGACTAAGTGAGGGATAAACTGGTGTTGTGCCACATTTTTCTCTTAGCAAAGTGCAGCACTTTTTCGCTTGATGCTTCCCAGAGAAAACATAGACATGTCACGTTAGTGTCTTATCTTTCCTAAGGtcctgtctcctctcttctcctcagaCCCTGTGGTGGCGTCCCTGGCTCAGGACATCTTTAAGGAGCTTGCACAGATCGAAGGCTGCCAGGGTCCCATGCAGATGCGCCTCATCCCCACGCTGGTCAGCATCATGCAGGCTCCTCCCGACAAGATTCCCTCTGGACTCTGTGCTGTAAGTAACAAGTgatacaaagagacacaaagatGTGGAGAAACATCACAACTTCCAGAAGGAGCTGGTGGCACAATAATGTGAGCATGTTTGTTGCCCTGCTTGAAGAGAACAGTGAcggggtctttttttttttggtccacAACAAGATAACTGTTGTCCAGATTGTCATAATATTTGGTAATTAAAGTATTAATCCTAGAaggatttgttttgattttggggCTTCTGACCGTTTGTCATGGGGAAATTTGTGGGTCAAGGGGAAAGTTTGAACTGATGGTGACACAAGacaaagtatataaaaaacaaatggtCAGATTCCATTGAAATTTCCTGCTCTTcgatagaaaaaaataaaaatatttaaggTGCACTATCATCAATTTTTCCTCAGATTCACAAAAGAATGacctcccttcctctttctttctctctctctgttccacAGACGTCCATAGACATCCTGACCACAGTGGTACGCAACACCAAACCCCCTCTTTCAGAGATGCTGGTGTGCCAGGCTTTCCCTGTTGTGGCACAGTGCACTTTACGCACTGACGATAACACTATAATGCAGGTAAACCCAACaaagtttcttttattttagtagattttttttttaatgtcatccAGACATGAGCACATGTACTCTCATAATGAAGACTAGTTTTGAatagaaaacatgaagaaagaaaggaaaatgagcaaaaacattGCATTGATTATGAAACTATAATATGTTGCATGTTATTCACTCAAAAATGCTTGATGGAAAGTCTATCATCTGTGATTCGACTACCTTCCTCTCACTCCCCCTCCTTTGTCACTTTCGTCCTCCCTCCAGAATGGCGGAGAGTGTCTGCGGGCGTACGTCTCCACAGCCCTCGAGCAGATCGCCCAGTGGAGGGACGAGCAGGGAAATAGCGGCCTCTGGTACGTCATGCAGGTGGTCAACCAGCTGCTGGACCCCAGGACCTCCGAGTTCACGGCTGCCTTCGTGGGCAGGTTGGTGTCTACTCTGATCTCTCGGGCGGGCACCGAGCTCGGAGAACAGCTGGACCAGATCCTCCGAGCGATTCTGAGCAAGATGCAGCAAGCTGAGACTCTGAGTGTCATGCAGGTAAGGAAGGAAAGATGCAAAATCATTTATGCCCTGTGATTATGCAGATaggtctttgtttttttgttgctgtatcAGTTCCAATAGATGCAGTTATCTCTCCATCTGTCACcacctcagttttttttttcagctttccTCCATCTgcacttcttttcttttctctctctctgcagtctctGATCATGGTGTTTGCCCACCTGGTTCACTCCCAGCTGGAACCTCTGCTGGAGTTCCTGTGCAGTCTACCCGGCCCGACGGGGAAACCTGCCCTTGAGTTTGTCATGACAGAGTGGATGAGCAGGCAACACCTCTTCTACGGACAGTACGAGGGTAAAGTCAGGTTAGACAACTTTTTCAATAATCACCATTTTTAGTTAATTATCGTACTATCAGACAAACTCTACAAACATTAGCGTCGCTCACATccactgtttacagtttgtgatcactctgatcaatattttatttattactcgCATCAGAAACGTGTCATCAAGCCCTCCTACGGAGCAGAGTGGTGAAATTTTGTGCAATGGAAACATAATGTGAACAAACTGCTGGTACTGTGGCTCTTCAATTTGATGATATTGGGCCTGGCTTTAGGTGCTAATTCATTGACAGTTTTTGCTGCAAGTATAGCTCTAAAACAGAGTTGTGCTTGCCATATTTCTCAGACTtttgtcatctttgtttttttcctgcagcacGGTGGCTCTCTGTAAGCTGCTGCAGCACAGCCTCAACACTGATGACAAGCGTCTCCAGGACATTGTGGTGAAGGGAGAAGAGATCTACAGCCCTGAAGACGGCATCCGCACACGCTCCAAATCTGCAAAGAGTAAGGCGCCAAGATATGACCTCATAGATACTGTGATATTAGATGCACCACGGGACAGTGCTTCAATCATGTATCGCTGTTAACACTGAGCTCTGTGGTGTTTTTACGTTTACTGTATTTCTCCTCCATAGATCCAGAGCGATGGACCAACATTCCTTTGCTAGTGAAGATCTTTAAATTGATCATCAATGAACTGTCAACAGTGGTGGAGGCAAACGCAAGCAGGGTGAACGCAGCAGACTGGAGTCAAGGTGAACACAAATACTTCTGTTTAGCTCATTCAGCTGATGAGACCTTCACTTTAGAGACAAAGCAGTATTTGGGGGGACATGATGTAACGGGGTTGCATATTATGAGTTTGTCTAAATGTAAACTTCTGTTCTGCAATTAGACAGCTTTATTGATTTTTGGAAATCGATTTACTATATTTGGCGTTAAACTCAACCAACTGACACAATAATCAGTCAATGATGCATCACCAAGAGATTCTCACAGTCGGCAGCATCAACTGTTTTTGAGTAGTTTAAATAAACCTGTAGCACAATAGATGTTACTTTactatataaatgtgtaaatgcagTCTTGAACTGCAGATGCTTCACTGTGGCTTCTCACTGCATTTGTCACATCATCACAAGTTCTTAGATCAGCAAATACACGATTAGCTAAGAAATAGTCTGAGTGAATTTGTCATATTGCAGGTGAAGCCACTCAGGAGGTTTTTGGGGCTTCACCCCATGGACCCCTGATTGTGGCAGATTTGGTTGATAAGTTGCaagggatgcacaatattggattttttgccaatatctgatatgccgatattttccatctcatttttgccaatgccgatatatgcacacctggctgaggagactattatgcatgcaatcatagattgtatgATAAAGAAAGAcgatatatgaaggaagaacttaggaagactggagtcagcattaaaactttaatgaacctgccaagtgggtggggcagtagagttttctttgagttgaGACAGGATTAAcgtgtaggatttaatctctggtccacattTGGAAGCAGAAGGTGACGgaaatgcacctaatacgcaGATGCATGACCGCTGTTATAAAccagaaagaagaagaattttcaaacagagtggtacatccaGCTCCTGCACGGACTGTTTCACACTGACGGTcccagtgtttcctctgcaggctccacttcaaTCAGATGCCCaacagacccgctgcttcttcccattttaacttgaataacaaactggggctcggtgctccggtaGGATCCACATGG from Thunnus maccoyii chromosome 3, fThuMac1.1, whole genome shotgun sequence includes these protein-coding regions:
- the ipo9 gene encoding importin-9, with amino-acid sequence MSAVGSARSGSAAGPVQQGLKEALIETLTAILSPVQEVRAAAEEQIKVLEVTEEFGVHLAELTVDPQGALAIRQLASVILKQYVETHWCSQSEKFRPPETTDQAKAAIRELLPGGLREAISKVRSSVAYAVSAIAHWDWPEAWPQLFTLLMEMLVSGNVNAVHGAMRVLTEFTREVTDTQMPLVAPVILPEMYKIFTMAEVYSIRTRSRAVEIFTTCANLICAIEELEKGAAKALIFPVVQQFTEAFVQALQMPDGPSSDSGLKMEVLKAVTALVKNFPKPMVSSMQQILPIVWNTLTESAAFYVRTEVNDTEEVDDPVDSDGEVLGFENLVFSIFEFVHTLLENNKFKSTVKKALPELIYYIILYMQITEDQIKVWTANPQQFVEDEDDDTFSYSVRISAQDLLLAVATEFQNESAAALAAAATRHLQEAEQAKNSSNEHWWKVHEACMLALGSVKTIITENVKNGRIQFDMHGFLASVILADLNLAAASPFLLGRALWAASRFTAAMSPELIQQFLQATVSGLHDSQPPSVRISAVRAIWGYCDQLKLSESTHVLQPFLPSILEGLVQLAAQFSSEVLTLVMETLCIVCTVDPAFTTSAENKICPLTIAIFLKYNNDPVVASLAQDIFKELAQIEGCQGPMQMRLIPTLVSIMQAPPDKIPSGLCATSIDILTTVVRNTKPPLSEMLVCQAFPVVAQCTLRTDDNTIMQNGGECLRAYVSTALEQIAQWRDEQGNSGLWYVMQVVNQLLDPRTSEFTAAFVGRLVSTLISRAGTELGEQLDQILRAILSKMQQAETLSVMQSLIMVFAHLVHSQLEPLLEFLCSLPGPTGKPALEFVMTEWMSRQHLFYGQYEGKVSTVALCKLLQHSLNTDDKRLQDIVVKGEEIYSPEDGIRTRSKSAKNPERWTNIPLLVKIFKLIINELSTVVEANASRVNAADWSQDSSGMWEEQEEGEGEDEEDEEDEGLPGQLLSDLIASNKYDDDYYEDDEEDDPDALKDPIYLIDLQAYLTDFLTQFAQQPCYSMFSGHLNNAERQTLQSIGL